The nucleotide sequence GGCGCCGGAGAAGCCGCGGGCCGCGTCCACCAAACGGTCAAGGTCGAACTCCGCGGGACTCCGTTTGCGGCGCGCGAGATGCAGCGCAAAAATGGCGCGCCGCTCGGCCTGGTTGGGGAGGTCGAGGAAGAAGATCTCGTCAAAGCGTCCTTTGCGCAGAAGCTCCGGCGGCAAAGCCGCGACGTTGTTGGAAGTGGCGGCGATGAAGACGGCGGAGCGGCGGTCCTGCATCCAGGAGAGGAAAGCGCCGAGCATGCGCGCGGAAACACCGGCATCGACGGCCGCGGCCTCCGGACCGGTTCCGGCGAAGACTTTTTCCAGTTCGTCGATCCAGAGGACGACGGGCGCGAGCTGATCGGCGACTTCGAAGAGGCGCTGCACGCGCTTTTCGGTTTCGCCGATGAACTTGTCGAAGACGGCGGAGGTCTGGAACTTGACCAGTGGCAGCTTCCAGTCGCCGGCGATAGCGCGAGCGCAGAGGCTCTTGCCGCACCCCTGCACACCCATGAGGATGACGCCCCGGGGCGGCTCGAGGCCATAGTCGCGCGCGGCAGGCTCGAAGGCGCCGCGCCGCAGGCTGAGCCACTTTTTCAGATTCTCCAGGCCGCCGACCGAGGCCAGGTCTTCGCGGACGTCGATGAACTCCAGCAGGCCGCTGCGGCGCAACAGTTCTTTCTTGCCTTGGAGCACATCGACGACGACTTGCGATGAGAGCTCGTAGCGAGCGACCAGCGCCTGGGCCACGGTGCGCTCGGCTTCGTCCTCGGTAAGACCGCACAGGTTGGCGGCCATGGCATGCAGGCCGGCGTCATCCAGCTTGCGCTTCATGGCGAACCTCTGCGAAAGGCGGGCGAAGGTGGCCTCAATCACCTGGCGGAGAGCTTCGCGGTCGGGCATGGGCAGCGGCAGGCGCTCGATCTGTGCTTCCAACTCCTCGGGCAGCCGCGGCGTCGGCCCGGTGAGCACCAGGGCGCGGCGGCTGCGCGAGAACTGCTGCGCCAGATTGCGCAGTCGGCGGATGACGACGGCGTCGTCCAGGTGGCGGTGGAAATCCTTGAGCACGAATACCGCCTCGATGGTCATGGTCTCGATGTGGGCCAGCATCTGCGCCGGGACCTTGGTGTTCAAGATGGCGGCGGAGGCGCGCTCGGCTTCGAGCGAGGCAAAATCCACCGGCGGCAGGTTGGCTTCCCCCAGCGCAGACCGGGCGGCGTCGATGCGGCGCTGGAGCTCACGCTTGGCGGCGCGTGGATCATCGCCGGAGGAAGCGGACGCCAGGCCTACGCGCTGCAAGCCATCGGCGATGCTCCACTCAAAGACCGGCAGATTCAGTTGGCTGGCGGCGAGCTTGATGAGGGAGAGCGCCCGGGCTTCCTCCACCGTCTCCAGCAGGATGATGGGGGTGTTGGAGTTGATGAGGACCTTGATGCGGTCGAGGCTGCTGGTCATGCGGTGCCGCCGCGGGCGCGGGTTTGACCGCTCTCCGGCGCTCCCGTACAATACTAGATTCGGAGTCCATCGGAAATTCTTTCAGGAGTAACGCACAACCTATGGCAAATCATTTTTCGGCGCTGAAGCGCGTCCGGCAGACGGAGAAACGCACGGCGGTCAACCGGGCCAACCAGTCGCGCTTCCGCACCGCCTTGCGGCGCTTCCGCCAGGTGCTGGCGGCGGGCAACAAGCAGGAAGCCCAGTCGCGCTATCGCGAGACCGTTTCCCTTATCGACAAGGCCGTGGGCAAAGGCGTGATCCATCGCAACGCGGCGGCGCGGTACAAGTCGCGGCTGGCGGCGAGGGTGAATGGATTGAAGTAGCGCGATAAGCAATTGGCAATTCGCAGTTAGCATTTAGCCCCTGAACGGCAGGTGTAGAACCTGCCGTTCGTCTTTTGGGGGCGCACATCTCCGGTTTTTCTCATCACGCCAGTTCACGGGCAACGAATCCCTTCGCGCCGGCCTTCCATCTAAATAGAAGTGGAAATCATTCCCGACGAGGTGAATTCATGGCACACGTGTTGCCCGTTTTGCCGTACGACTACGCCGCACTCGAACCCACCATCGACCGAGAGACCATGCAGATCCATCACACGCGGCACCATGCCGGTTACGTGGAGAAGTTGAATGCCGCGCTCGACCGTTTTCCCGAACTGCACAACCGAAAACTCGAAGAAATCCTCAGCCATCTGGAGATGGTGCCGGAGGAGATTCGCACCGCAGTAAGGAATCAGGGCGGAGGCCATTTGAATCACAGCCTGTTCTGGCCCAGCATGACTCCGGATAGGAGCGAGCTGACCACGGGTCCGCTCGAACAAGCTCTGCGTGGAAGCTTTGGAACGGTCCCGGAATTCAGGAAGAAGT is from Terriglobales bacterium and encodes:
- the rpsT gene encoding 30S ribosomal protein S20, whose amino-acid sequence is MANHFSALKRVRQTEKRTAVNRANQSRFRTALRRFRQVLAAGNKQEAQSRYRETVSLIDKAVGKGVIHRNAAARYKSRLAARVNGLK
- a CDS encoding superoxide dismutase; this translates as MAHVLPVLPYDYAALEPTIDRETMQIHHTRHHAGYVEKLNAALDRFPELHNRKLEEILSHLEMVPEEIRTAVRNQGGGHLNHSLFWPSMTPDRSELTTGPLEQALRGSFGTVPEFRKKFVAAGLNHFGSGWVWLVLDNNGKLAITTTVNQDNPVMFGQAPLLGNDLWEHAYYLKYQNRRGDYLESWFEVVNWREVEQRFTLHRSELKQAVA
- a CDS encoding AAA family ATPase, whose product is MTSSLDRIKVLINSNTPIILLETVEEARALSLIKLAASQLNLPVFEWSIADGLQRVGLASASSGDDPRAAKRELQRRIDAARSALGEANLPPVDFASLEAERASAAILNTKVPAQMLAHIETMTIEAVFVLKDFHRHLDDAVVIRRLRNLAQQFSRSRRALVLTGPTPRLPEELEAQIERLPLPMPDREALRQVIEATFARLSQRFAMKRKLDDAGLHAMAANLCGLTEDEAERTVAQALVARYELSSQVVVDVLQGKKELLRRSGLLEFIDVREDLASVGGLENLKKWLSLRRGAFEPAARDYGLEPPRGVILMGVQGCGKSLCARAIAGDWKLPLVKFQTSAVFDKFIGETEKRVQRLFEVADQLAPVVLWIDELEKVFAGTGPEAAAVDAGVSARMLGAFLSWMQDRRSAVFIAATSNNVAALPPELLRKGRFDEIFFLDLPNQAERRAIFALHLARRKRSPAEFDLDRLVDAARGFSGAEIEGAVQAAMYASFADKKPLSTETLLETLRATVPLSRTRAEDITRLRAWAQERAVPASLPES